The proteins below come from a single Chrysoperla carnea chromosome 1, inChrCarn1.1, whole genome shotgun sequence genomic window:
- the LOC123290441 gene encoding serine protease 28-like, with amino-acid sequence MNILLSKIILLTFTINLVFVGIDAGKKPRIYYGENADIKDYPYMAIVGSKIHTDNSSRCGGTIIHRKFVVTAARCISKCTCIEEAANRKKIVKCVRYSCKLVEPGTIWVRAGSTFGHQRAIQNDEASKLIYHPLYDGKHRFDVGLIKLKNAIDIPYTKALPLKLPRPRDVINSTATAFTLGWGLTDKPTNNVLQKANLEILSNDQCEWHMNLTESPLEDSHVCAGDSGGICFGDAGAPLIYDNKLHGIATFPISVDCESEMPSLFLRLPLVLDWLAYALIYL; translated from the exons atgaatattttgctttcaaaaataattttattgacttttactATTAATTTGGTATTTGTAGGAATAGACG ctgGTAAAAAACCAAGAATTTACTATGGAGAAAATGCAGACATTAAAGATTATCCATACATGGCAATAGTGGGAAGTAAAATTCATACCGATAACTCAAGTCGTTGCGGTGGAACAATTATTCATCGTAAATTTGTTGTAACAGCCGCTAGATGCATTTCAAAATGTACATGTATCGAAGAAGCtgcaaatcgaaaaaaaatcgttaaatgtGTGAGATATAGTTGTAAACTAGTCGAGCCAGGCACAATTTGGGTGCGAGCTGGTTCAACATTTGGTCATCAGAGGGCAATACAGAACGATGAGGCCAGCAAATTAATATATCATCCTTTGTATGATGGTAAACATCGTTTTGATGTGGGATTAATTAAG ttAAAGAATGCAATTGATATCCCGTATACAAAAGCCTTACCGCTTAAGCTACCCAGACCAAGAGATGTTATAAATTCAACCGCTACGGCATTTACCCTGGGGTGGGGTTTG ACAGACAAACCAACAAATAATGTATTGCAAAAAGccaatttggaaattttatcaaatgacCAATGTGAATGGCATATGAATTTAACTGAATCACCATTGGAAGATAGTCATGTATGTGCAGGAGACAGTGGTGGAATTTGTTTTGGGGATGCTGGTGCCCCATTGATCtatgataataaattacatGGAATTGCAACATTTCCAATAAGTGTGGATTGTGAATCTGAAATGCCATCGTTATTTTTAAGATTACCGCTTGTACTCGATTGGCTCGCATAtgctttgatttatttataa